The genomic DNA TAGGTTTTTATATTCACCTCAACTGTGTCATAGCATTTACAATCATCAATCATCAACTAGCGGATTATATGATTTATGAAATATGATCTTAAAAGATAATCTCTTTTTAGTATTAACCAATCTTAAATCTAGTTTGTAAGCATTGTTTTAAGGCCGAGTTCTTCATGATATGTATTTGTAATGTCCTTTTCTTGATGAATGAAATATCTATTGTAATTAATATATAACatagtgtgattgtgtaaattctatgTAGATATAAATTAGGCTTTATTGGAGATCTATTTATTACTAAGGTTTTTAACACAAATGGTTCCTCAAATTTACCCTCATCATTAAAATGgtatctgaaattaaaaattaatcaatgtagtccctgaataTAGGTATCAcaaatcaatatggtcattttgttacaattatgttaaaaattctattaaaCGTTGATGCGGCACATAAATGAGCCCCACAAGATTTATGGGtgtttatcacaaatgatcctgaaattgacccacaccatcaagatggtccatAAAATTGACCCACACTATCAAGATGgttcctaaaattgaaaattaatgaatgtaatccttgaaaataggtgttgcaaatcagTATGATCATTCCAtcataattttgttaaaaagtatgttatgtgttgatgttgatttaataattaattaaaaaatttgtctaaatacctttttgcacaatataattttttttcttatagtaggaCCTACTCCTAAAGATCCATTTCATAAATTCTCAATGACACAAGACTTAACTAAGGCCTAAGAGGaggtttaaaaataattttcaaccaacaatagatGCATTtcggttataacctcattatctcatgGCAGACCACCAGGAAAGCGCCGAACAAactctccaagattaaggttgtgaggatgttaATCGCCTAAATGTAGACGTGTGTAAAGATGAGtgtattgatattttttttaaagaatagaCAGCGAAAGAGGTAGAGGAATGTGGACTGGGATCGGAGGTAATTGCATGACTGGGTTTTTGGGTTCAcaactttttattaactattaaattattaaacctatttgtaattttttaaatttaattagacttatgtgttacatcagcacataacataatttttgacaaaattatgacGAAATTACTACATTGATTTGAAACACTTACTTGCGAGACTACGTTGatcgatttttaatttcaagtaccattttgatgtcgcaggtcaatttcagggaccattttgatgtcacgggtcaatttcaaggactatttgtgagaagaaaaaaaaaacttataacaaaattgtaacaaaaagatcacattgatttgtgacatcTATTtttagggactacattgattgattttcaatttcaatgaccattttgaaggtaaaaataaatttcagagttcatttgtgattaaaaaaaaaaaaaaaccttattacTATATAATAAAGACACTAAGTGTCAGGAATCACATATCAAAATTCCTTAAGCCTTTCTTCATATTTTCGCTACgccccatttctctctctctctctaaatttagGCGACAACAACCTCTTACTTTTCTTCAAAAAGTTTGTTGGTTTAAATTCTTACTCTACACCCATCTCTAGTTCTTATTTCTTAGACTACGTTTGGTATATGCGAGGGAAAAAGCTTGGTAATGGGAAGTTGTTGCCTTTTCCATGTTTGGTAAGTCTAGGCatgaaaaatagtttatttttttgttaaatgatagattttgttatattagatgtTAGAGCAATCTCAGGATATGTGACCGACTGGGAAGTTTCTCGTGAGTtctcataaacaaaaccgtgagggcatggtcggggctcaaagtGAAAAATATCATGCTACGACAGAGCTGGTCTGGAATGTGACACCAACGAGATTTTGAACTCGCACATTCATGCAAGAATTCAGCCTCCCTCCTCCTTGGTATTCATTTTCCTTCCTCCAAAATAGGCATTGATTGTCAATTTTTATGACAAATATGTCTTCAttgacattaaaaaaaaaaaaaaggtaaactaataaaaatgacttgaaaattttgaattttaattaaaatgacaaaaatgtgttgtaagtgaatagtatcaggagtgactttttagagtaaaaatatcattttcgttaaaagtgaacagtactagaagtgtttcgttaaaacttccacAAAAAATGCCCATTTATGATATGTCCCCAAAAAGTAGTATTTTCTATCCATTTTCCCATCGTTACCAACCAAGAGACCTCCAAAGTACACATgggaaatcatttattatgaATTCTTTTTCACGTACCAAACACAACCTTTTTATTACAATTCTAAAATTAAGAGAACAACTAATATGAAACGAATTTACTGTCATTATGACGTCACAACTCATATGACCCTTCCAAATTAGACCCATTATCTATTTAATCATTAAGACTCGTAAACAAATAGAAGtattttttaaagaataaataTGTACATGTATAATATTACACTCCAAGTTCCAACACATTTTTCATTGAGAAGTGCTAATGGGACGCTTTCAAAAGTGACTCTCCATGAACTCTATCATCTTACAATTTATCATTGATTCACGTGCTAACATTATAAACTATTAtgtaaaaaacatgaggtgacaaAAAATTTATGGAGTGTTCCATATTGAGAGAGTATCCTTAGCATTCCTCATTTTCATTATATAACAACTCCAAATtcctagaaaattaaaaaatgggcACCCTTGGCATTAACGAAGTTCATATTAGGAGAGAGATTTTTTCATGTACCagcctggaaaaaaaaaaaaaaaaaaaacacaaatcagtacatcacgtgttattataaTATAAGTAGAAAATGCTCGTTATTGgagtacattgaaaaatctccacATATTAGGGGCATATTGGACATTTACGATGCTGTTATGGAAAGTGACATAAGTTGGTGAGAAATGTGGTTGTCAGCGTGGGAAAATACAGCCGATGGCGGACCACGACCAAGAAAAAACACGTTCACAACAACCAAAATTGTTCCAAATCCTAACTAAACGACACCGTATCGATCCACCTCTACGCTTCCGTCACTTCTCTTCCTACTCCTCCACATCGGAACCTACCATACTCAACACCTATATAAATAtacacatatttttatatctGACGTCCCGGtttaccaaaaaattaaaataaaataaaataaaaattcagagAGGATGGGTCTTGATCTTGATCTGGAATCTATATCGGAGGCGACGTCAGGAGCCGTTGGATCACTCGTCAGCACCACCCTGCTGTACCCGCTCGACACCTGCAAAACCAGGTACCAAGCCGAAGTTCGAGGCAATGACCGGGCCAAATACAGGTAACCATTTTTTCATCTGGGTCGGTTATTTCTTTCCATCATGGTTTTGTGATTGGTTTTCCAGCTTAATTGTGcgtaattatttgtttttggtgaGAATTTGTGTGTCGGTAGGTGGTATTTACTGTTTAGGATTGATACGTCGGTAGGTGATTTGTGAGTAATCTTTTAGATTAGCAGATAATTGAGATGGATTTTGGAAGTTTTATGGGATAAATAAAATTGGGTTGTGAGTCGTTTCGGATTTTATCTCAAGGTGGTAACTTGCTAACTTTAAATGCAATTCAGCTATCGTTTTCGGGTTTTTAATTTGCGTCTGGTCTCAAATTGTTaaggtttttatcataaataaaaatgtattcTACAAAGTTTGGAGATTGGAAAATGATAAATTAAGCGGGATGCCACTGTGGCGTAGTATCCCAAGTCAATCGAGCACTGCCATTgttcaaaagttaaaaaacacATGGCAGTGTTAGTTGGGATACCGTCACCGCCACAGTGACATTTGAGTTGAAGGTAAGTTCTTATCGGCAGGTATCCGAGATTGTCTGGTTAGTGCCAGAATGTTGCAACCCAACTGTTAAGACTTTCGCACTTGGAATTTTATGCGGTGATCATATGTGCATATATgaagcttttctttttctttttttttgtgtagTTCACAGTGATTCTATCGGGttcatttattattttctctacCGCTAGCGGAAAATAGCTTTTGTGGTAATGTATATTGTTTGAGTCAGCAATCATATAATTTTATGGTATATAGCTCACTAATTTCTTTGATGAACGGCTTGTATAGGAACCTTTCGGATGTGTTTTGGGAAGCGATATCCACACGTCAGGTTCTTTCACTGTATCAGGGTCTTGAAACAAAAAACCTGCAATCCTTCATTTCtcagtttgtttatttttatgggTATAGCTACTTCAAAAGACTCTATGTGGAAACAAGTGGGGTTAAATCGATAGGGACGAGAGCAAACTTAGttcttgctgctgctgctggagCTTGCACTGCCATTGCAACTCAGGTGAACATTTTGCGTAAAGTCCTCCGTTCTTTTGGTTCTATTCTGACTGTGAATGAAGAATTGGAAGATTATGGATTTTTGTAATGACTGTCTGTTTTACTGCTGTCTAGCCGTTGGATACAGCCTCGTCAAGGATGCAGACAAGTGCCTTTGGAAAATCCAAAGGCTTGTGGAAGACTCTTACAGAGGGCAGCTGGATTGATGCATTTGATGGTCTAGGAATCTCCCTGTTGCTGACCGCGAACCCTGCAATTCAGGTAGTTGTCTTGGCATTTTTTATCTGAAATTACTGATTCTGTTTTCTACAATTTAAGTTTTACTGCATCTTATTACCTTCACTCAAAATATATTAAGATGATAATTGAGGTTGAAACTGAAAAGTGTTACGTACTTCAGTATACAGTGTTCGATCAGCTAAAACTCAGACTCCTGAAAAGGAAGAATAAAACGGGCAAGGATTCTTCTCCAGAAGCCCTTTCTGCCTTCACAGCATTTGTTTTAGGTGCAGTCTCAAAGACTGTTGCCACTGTTCTGACCTACCCCGCCATCAGGTACATAATCGCTCTCAAAACTTTCTCATTTACAAGCTTGGCCTATGGAATCAGTTGAAATATGTACTTCCTGCAGGTGTAAGGTCATGATCCAAGCTGCTGACGAAGATGATGGAGAAAACCCCCAGCCAAAGTCCAGCAAAACGATTCCAGCAGTTCTATGTGCCATATGGAAAAGGGAAGGGATTTTCGGCTTCTTCAAGGGCTTGCATGCTCAGATCTTGAAGACCGTCCTGAGCTCGGCATTGCTTCTGATGATCAAGGAAAAGATCTCCGCCGCTACTTGGGTTCTTCTACTTTCAATCAGAAGGTCTCTATTGCTCACAAGGGGCAGACTAAAAAGTGCTTGATTGCAGTTGCGTCGACAGGAATTTGCAGAATTCACATGTAAATTGTGTGGGAGTCTTTATCTGAATTGTTGAAACAGATGTACTCTTTGAATTCGGGGTACTAATTTTCGGATAGGAGCtcgtatttttttaataaagaggTTTGTTTGTTAGAGGAGAATGATGGTTCCGGCCTTGCTTCAAAGATGGTGGCCTTGTCAATCTGTTGGAGCTTAGTTCTTAGGGTGAAACTTTTAATCAGGGAAATAATGTAGCTCAGAATTTTTGATCTGCAAAAATATTGATTTATTACCCTAGTAAATGTGATTACCgatagtaattttatttgtgaatTATGTTCAATATTGAGGTTGGTTGACAGAAATCTGAGAGATTTTCATTGCGTCAGGAATATAGGCGTATATTCTATATGTCAGTTTACAAGTAGAaaggcatttaaaaaaaaagagttttaacgaaaagttcacggtattatttattttaataaaaaattatatttttacactaaaaagtcaaatctgatactattcactttaccttttattttgtctttatcgttaaaactaaaaaattttaaaccattttcattaatttttctttaaaaaaaactttCCTCTACTTTTACAATAACATATGTTTTACCGTCCCACGTTCTAGACACGTCTCTAGAAATCCAGTTTTCAATCTATATGTGAACATGGCAGCTACCATTAAACGTTGCTCAAATTTTAAGGTTTTTGAGATGGGTaatgtcagtttttattagTTACCTAactattttgtttaaaaaaacaagtgaaaatgaCATAAGAATAATGAGAGTCAAAAGGAAGAGGACATCAGAAataatagtttttaaattttttatacaagcgataCTGAAATCGGGAGAATTGAACTTACGAACAAAGAAATACAAATTAATAAGAAAGTCTTAAAatctctaactaaaaagaaaattgcaagaataaaaatatatacaagaaattcatacgaaaaattatatttatataagtATGATGAAACTCAATTTGTTAAGAATATTTATTCAGGTACCTGATATTGCTTAAGGTGTTGTTATGTTGGCTAGTGCATCCAGCTCAAGTTGTTAAAATTTGTTTAATGAATATGCAGCGAAAATCCTGGGTTCGAAGATAAAAatagttcaaatttgtctttgtcGAGAATCTAATGTATTACTTTTTTCTaagaagtgaagaaaaatacgaCGAGGCCGTAAACGGCTAAAATCcactttttgttatttattttcatatttcaCCTCaccaatttcatatttcatgtgAGAAAAAGACTGAGTAAAAGaaaagcaataaaaaataaaaaccacgCGCTACTCCGTCTCCAACTCGCCAAGACGAGAGATCTCATCTGAAGCGAGAGAGCGGACACAACCAGGAAGAAGAAGTAGAAACAGAGAGAGGGCAAGATGATGTCCGGAAATTATACCACCATTGACAACCAAAACGTCTCCGGATCTGTTCCTGCTGTAAGTTGAATATTCAATTTCTCAATTCCGGGAAAATTacggatatatatatatgtatatatgtttaaatggtGGCGGATAATTTTGCAGGCGGTTCCAGATCCAGGCCACCTCACCGTGAAATTCCAAGGTACGATTCGTGTTTCTACTTTTGAGTTCTGGAAATTAGTGATTGCTTTGTGGAATTTAAGTACCTTCTGTTTGGTTGGCGCGaaaattggaaggaaaataATGCGAAACCAGATTAGATTTGGGATAATCAGCTGCAAATCTTTGCGGCTTTGTGTTTTTAGCATTTTGTTTAGCTGTTGGGAATTGATGCAGGAATAGAATTAGAGAAAtggaattctaatttttttagcaATCAAACAGCTTTTGTTTAGGTTAAATTTTCAACTGAAGTCTATATTGCTAAAGGGATTCATTGATTTGTATATTCAAAGGAATTAACTTCTGGTTAGTTGAGTTTAATGTAAGTAACTTCCAGCTCAATGATAGGTTTTAGGTTTCTAGCTTCAAGATCCTATCTTTTTTTCGTTTATGAAATGTATGTTTTGTAAATTCTGCAGATTCAACCCTTGAGACATTTCCTCCATCCGAGACACAAGGGAAGATCGCTCGTGGTGCCCTCCCTCCTAGTGATGCTGATGGTACACACAAGTTCTACTTTTACTAATGGAATTTGTGAATCATGTTTTGCTTTGATATGTGACTTTCCGGTGAATACAATCTTCAGATTGAATACCTAAAGGCTTTTAAACCTAAGTTTAAAGTCTTTGAGGTGATCATTGATCATGAAGGATGATAAAACTTCATGCTTTTTTCGTTGTAGTTCTTTAAGTATGGACCTATTTTTCAAGTGAGTCTAGATCTAATGGAAAACGGTGAGAGAACTTTGTTCATTTGATTATGCTTTTAAAACGCTAGCAATATGTTAATGATTAAGTGTATATGAATCAAGGAAGCAAATGCATGGGAGGTTGACCAGTTTTATTTGATGAGATCAAAGTGCTCATGACATTTGTGAGACTCGACTGGGTTTGATCGGCCATAGGGAAAAACAGATCTGCAGTAGTAGTAATAGTTTTTAGGTGTACCCTTGAAAGTCAACAAGATTCCAAAACAAATGTGGTTGAAGTTATGATTTCGTTCTTTAAACTGCATCACATGCTTATGGTAATTTAACAAGCAAGACTGAAATCTGCTTCGCCTCCTTATTTTGTATATCTGGTATTACTATACCCAATAGTTGTTAAATGTAACATAAAAGTGAGTTCTATTATTCATACGGAGTGTTAAAACTACTGGGTGTAAATGTTCCAGAATATTATTTGACTAATTTAAATTCTGTTTTCTATGACTGTCATTTGTTGTCGTGTCATACTATGGTCTAATATCCATGTTTTCTCTCTTGATACAGACACATTTTCTAAACCTGTATCTGGTTCTGATGAACCCCAGCAAGGTGGTTGGCTACAGATATTCTCTGTAGCTTCTTACAAGCAATACTTTGATGTTGACACATCAGATGTTCTAGAGAGGATTAAAGATTCACTCCTTCCATTCAGTGGAACCTTCAATGAGAAAACATCGAACAGCCCTGATTTGTAAGTTTTCGTTTGGTAACTTAactaaaattacaataattattctttaaattagaaaaaatattgaaacatGTCCGAACTGTTCTATAATTAGTAGAATCATGCCAATTAACAAGTCAAGGTCGAACGGCATTGATGCACAGTGGTGGTATAAGCATAGTCTGCAAATTCCGCTGATGCTGGATTTGTTGCTGGCACCATACATGTACTTGTATTCAATAACAATTTTAGTAATGTGAAACTTGGCTTCGGAACTGCATTGAATAAAATTCTCCACCGTATCTTGATgttatattttatatcattctattttagatttgcaagtgtttattcAGTAATATTATCTATATTGTGAGACAACTGTCGTCTGATCTTAACTTCAAATGCTGTGCAGGTATGGACCTTTCTGGATATGCACTACCCTTATATTTGTAGCAGCTGCCATTGGCACTTTTGTGACATATGTAGCACACAAGATCAAGAGTAAAGATTGGGAATATGACATTAATGTGGTCCAGTGGTCTGCAGGATTGTTCTATGGCTATGTCACTATTGTTCCTCTTGTACTGTATGTAATTCTCAAATACTTCTCGGCACCATCAGGTCTCGTTCAGCTGTTTTGTCTCTATGGCTACTCCCTGTTTGTCTTCATTCCAGCATTGGTAAGTCGGTGGTTTTTGAACATAGTCttttcattatatctattgccaAAAAGATGTTTTGGGTGTGGAAGATTCGAATTGAACCCTTTTTCGAAAGCTTATGCCTGTGGTCTCAAGCTATATCAAATGGTCTTTCGCTAGCTTTGTCATAATCCTGGAGAAGCTTTCCTAATGATTGTTAGTTCTAACAGTTTTAGAAACAAAATGTTTTAGTTAAGACTCAGTTTTGGCATCTTATTTATTTATCCTTGTTTCGTTACGGGCCAAGTTTTTAATAAGCGCTACAGCAGTTCCATAGTTGTGTTGCGAGTTTCTGTTTGAATGctgaaatacaaaaaatatctcCCATTGAGTTGGATGGTAATAGATAGCTGACATTCCTACTCTGTTTGGTTGCAGTGCCTCTCAGTTGTGCCTTTGGAAATTTTTAGATGGGTAATTGCAGGCGTAGCTGGGGTTATGTCTGCCACCTTTGTCGCAGTTAACCTTCGCGCCCACATCGTATCAGCAGGTGAAAGGTGGTTCTTGATTGTAGCCGGGATCTTTCTACTGCAGTTGGCTCTGTCTGTCGTCCTAAAACTCTACTTGTTCACCGTCACAGTGTAAGATTTAAACCGTGCTTTCGTAAAGAGGCATAAACAAAAGGTTGTAGATTACACAGTGAGGTGCTTTTGGTCCATTGACTTGTTACTGTTAGCTGAAATATAGTTGAACTGAAGAAACATCTTGTATTCATTCTTTCCGGCAATACAAATTCGTATGTATCAGCGTATGTGCTCGATGTTCGATATTTCTGGTCCGGGTGAGCGGTCGACGTGAATTAGGAGTGAACCTCCCTCATTTTACTATACAAATGATATAATAGGTTTGAGTCTAAAAGTTGATGGATTTGGTTTAGTGAAGCTTCCAATAATCCAATGTATCATTTGATGAACAATTTGGGTGGGTTTTTGAGAGGTATGACTAACGGTATGAAGATCCAGTAAGGGTGTTTGATTTCCAATAAAACCCGACCGATTTGGTCCGGTCCAATCCAATCCGATTTTGGTTGGTTCAATCATTTAGCGGATTAAATTGGATCCCAACTTTTGAAACCGCCAAGATTGGATGGGATTGCGGATTTGGTTGTATAAACTCTCTCCTCTccttaataatattaaattttttaaaaagaaaatctttAGCATTAATTttgattccaattttttttttttttccacatttACATATACCAAAATGCGTGATGGGACTATATATAGATTTAACGAGAAGTGTTTCAAATTGACAAACACTTCTAAGAAGAATGCTACTTTTAGTTGTTGATTTACAATTGACGGATTTATGAACTCTGCGTATATCAACAATCAAAATCAACTCACATATACAATTGCCAAAATCAGCTCACGTGTATTGTGCGAGATGACTGACGTTAGCATTGCTCTTAATGGTACATGTAAGTTATGTGTATTCGTGTGAAGAAAGGCGGCTCCTTAAATTTTCTTGTAGTTTCATGATTACCCGAAGGAATTTGGTGATTTCCTTGTCATTTTTCTACAAACCAAAGCCTAATAATCATCACAGTGATCACACTAGACCAACTTTGGGTAAAGTCAACTAAATTAGCATCTCGTAATTAAGTCAATTAGTATGGTCTTGGCCTGTGCCGTCTAAATTAATCTACATTTCCATTCAAAAGTTCAATCAATGACATTGATTCCTGCCTCAACTTAAATTCtaggaaaaaaaga from Pyrus communis chromosome 17, drPyrComm1.1, whole genome shotgun sequence includes the following:
- the LOC137722894 gene encoding uncharacterized protein; this encodes MMSGNYTTIDNQNVSGSVPAAVPDPGHLTVKFQDSTLETFPPSETQGKIARGALPPSDADDTFSKPVSGSDEPQQGGWLQIFSVASYKQYFDVDTSDVLERIKDSLLPFSGTFNEKTSNSPDLYGPFWICTTLIFVAAAIGTFVTYVAHKIKSKDWEYDINVVQWSAGLFYGYVTIVPLVLYVILKYFSAPSGLVQLFCLYGYSLFVFIPALCLSVVPLEIFRWVIAGVAGVMSATFVAVNLRAHIVSAGERWFLIVAGIFLLQLALSVVLKLYLFTVTV
- the LOC137722663 gene encoding peroxisomal adenine nucleotide carrier 1-like, whose product is MGLDLDLESISEATSGAVGSLVSTTLLYPLDTCKTRYQAEVRGNDRAKYRNLSDVFWEAISTRQVLSLYQGLETKNLQSFISQFVYFYGYSYFKRLYVETSGVKSIGTRANLVLAAAAGACTAIATQPLDTASSRMQTSAFGKSKGLWKTLTEGSWIDAFDGLGISLLLTANPAIQYTVFDQLKLRLLKRKNKTGKDSSPEALSAFTAFVLGAVSKTVATVLTYPAIRCKVMIQAADEDDGENPQPKSSKTIPAVLCAIWKREGIFGFFKGLHAQILKTVLSSALLLMIKEKISAATWVLLLSIRRSLLLTRGRLKSA